TAGTGTTGCTCTAAGAGATGCTGCTGAAAAGTATGGTGTTGAAGAATGTGTATTAGGAATGGCGCACCGAGGTCGTTTAAATACCTTAGTAAACATCTTCAAAAAACCTGTAAGAGATTTATTTAGTGAGTTTGAAGGGAAAGATTTTGAAGATCAAGATATTGATGGAGATGTAAAATATCACTTAGGGTTAACGTTAAGTAAAGAATACAAAGGCGGACAAAAAATGAAGATGAATTTGGTTCCAAATCCATCTCACTTAGAAACTGTTGCGGCAGTTGCTGAAGGAATTGTTCGTGCTAAAATAGACCAAGATTACATTGGCGATAATGGTAAGATTTTACCAATTATAGTGCATGGTGATGCAGCAATCGCAGGTCAAGGTATTGCTTATGAAGTTGCTCAAATGATGACCTTAAATGGTTACAAAACTGGAGGAACAATTCATGTGGTAGTAAACAACCAAGTAGGTTTTACAACGAACTATTTAGACGCACGTTCTAGTACCTATTGTACCGATGTAGCAAAAGTAACTTTATCTCCAGTTTTACATGTGAATGCAGATGATGCAGAAGCTGTGTGTCATGCAATGGAAATGGCGGTTGAATATAGAACTAAGTTTAAGAAAGATATTTACATTGACTTATTAGGATATCGTAAATATGGACATAATGAAGGGGATGAGCCTAGTTTTACACAACCTAAATTATATAAATCTATTAAGAAGCATAAAAATGCAAAAGAAATTTATGCAAACAAATTAATAGAAGAAGGAAGTATAAATTCTGATTATGTAAAAGAAATTACAGATGAATTCAAAGCGCATTTAGAAGCAGAGTTTACAGAATCTAAGAAGAAAGAAACTTCAAAGATTCAAGACTTTATGCCGGATGTTTGGGAAGGATTTGTTCGTAAGCAATTAGAAGATATGTTACAGCCAGTAGATACTACCTATTCGGTTGATGCATTAAAAGGTATTGCAAAAGTAATTTCTACAACTCCAGAAGGACATAAGTTTGTAAGAAAAGCGGAGCGTATTTTACAAGGACGTGAAAAAATGGTTTTTGAGCAAAACTCTTTAGATTGGGGTACGGCCGAAAACTTAGCGTATGGAACCTTATTAGAAGAAGGATATAATGTACGTATATCTGGAGAAGATGTAGAAAGAGGTACCTTCTCTCACCGTCATGCAATTATGCGTGATGAAGAAACATTAGAAAGAGTAAACCTATTAAATACCAATCCGAATAATAAAGGAGAAATGACTATTTACAATTCTCATTTATCGGAATATGGAGTGTTAGGTTTTGATTATGGATATGCAATGGCAGCTCCAAATACATTAACTATTTGGGAAGCGCAGTTTGGTGATTTTGCCAACGGTGCACAAATCATGTTCGATCAATATATTTCTTCAGCAGAAGATAAATGGAAATTGCAAAACGGATTGGTAATGTTATTACCACACGGTTATGAAGGGCAAGGACCAGAGCACTCTTCAGCAAGAATAGAACGTTTCTTACAATCATCTGCTATTGACAACTGGACGGTTGCCAACTGTTCTACACCAGCAAATATGTATCATATTTTGCGTCGTCAAATGAAGCGTGATTTTAGAAAGCCGTTAGTGGTGTTTACACCTAAGAGTTTATTACGTTTGCCTAGAGCTGTAAATACCATAGAAGATTTAGCAGAAGGAGCTTTCCAAGAAGTAATTGATGATACTATTGATGCTACTAAGGTGAAGAAAATGGTCTTTTGTACAGGTAAGTTCTACTATGACATGTTAGAAGAACGTGAGCGTTTAGGAAGAGAAGATGTTGCATTGATAAGAATAGAACAATTATTCCCATTACATAATGATAAGATTAAAGAAGTAATGGATAAGTATCCAAATGTAGAACGTTATGTTTGGGCTCAAGAAGAACCTAAAAATATGGGGTCTTGGGGGTATATGTTAGAGCGATTTGAATTGGCAAGATTAGAATGTGCTTCGAGAGATTATCACTCGGCACCAGCTGCGGGATCAAGTGCTCGTTATAAGCGTCGTCATCAAAGAGTATTAGACAAAGTTTTTGATTAAATAAAGAAAGAAAGTATTTCAGAATAAAAATAAAAAACATGAGTGTTTTAGAAATGAAAGTTCCTTCTCCGGGGGAATCAATTACAGAAGTAGAAATCGCAACTTGGTTAGTTGAAGATGGTGATTATGTAGAGAAAGATCAACCTATTGCTGAAGTTGATTCTGACAAAGCAACGTTAGAATTACCTGCGGAAGAGAGCGGAATTATCACTTTAAAAGCTGAAGAAGGTGATGCAGTAGCAGTAGGAGCTGTAGTATGTCATATTGATATGAGTGCTGCAAAACCAGAAGGAGGAGCAGAAAAGAAAGAAGCTCCAAAAGCAGAGGAGAAAAAAGAAGCTCCTAAAGCTGAACCGGCAAAAGAAACTTATGCAACAGGAGCTGCGTCTCCAGCGGCTAAGAAAATTTTAGCTGAAAAAGGAATTGCTGCTTCAGAAGTTAAAGGAACTGGTAAAGATGGTCGTGTAACAAAAGAAGATGCTGTAAAGGCGGTTCCATCAATGGGAACTCCAGGAATGGGATCTCGTGGTACAGAGCGTAAAAAATTATCAATGTTACGTCGTAAGGTTGCACAACGTTTAGTTTCTGTAAAAAATGAAACTGCTATGTTAACTACCTTTAACGAGGTAAACATGCAACCAATATTCGACTTACGTAAAGAGTATAAAGAAGATTTTAAAGCAAAACACGGAGTTGGTTTAGGATTTATGTCTTTCTTTACTTTAGCTGTGGTTAGAGCGTTAAAAATGTATCCAGATGTAAACTCTATGATTGATGGAGATTACAAAGTAAGTCATGACTTCCAAGATATTTCAATTGCAGTATCAGGTCCTAAAGGATTAATGGTACCCGTAATTAGAAATGCTGAAAACTTAACGTTTAGAGGAGTAGAAAGCGAAGTAAAGCGTTTGGCATTGCGTGCTCGTGATGGTCAAATTACAGTTGATGAAATGACAGGAGGAACATTTACAATTACCAATGGTGGTGTATTTGGTTCTATGTTATCTACACCAATTATCAATCCTCCACAAAGTGGAATTTTAGGAATGCACAACATTGTAAATCGTCCAATGGCGGTAAATGGTGAGGTGGTAATTCAACCAATTATGTATGTTGCATTATCTTATGACCACAGAATTATTGATGGTCGTGAGTCTGTTGGGTTCTTAGTAGCTGTAAAAGAAGCTTTAGAAAATCCAGTAGAATTATTAATGGACAACAATCCTAAGAAAGCTTTAGAAATGTAATCGAAAATTTCGATAGATCATAAATTGAAATCCTGCACATATGTGCAGGATTTTTTTTAACTTGACTTTTTTCAATAAAATATCTTTACAAAATATGCCCCCGATACTTATAAAATGGCGTACATATTTTTTAGTTCTTATGATAATGGCCTCTTTGGGAGTTTTTTACTTCATACAGAAAGGTACCACCGTTGAAATTGTTGTTTCGAAAATTATTGTTTCTATCTTTTTTACATTGTATTTTTTTGAAACTTTGAAAAAATCGAACTACGCATTAAGTGTAAGTTTGTTGCTCTTTTTTTTATCTACCATACTTTTTACAGTAGAAAGCAAAAGTGTTATCGGAATGTTTTTGTTGTTTTTTTATAGAATGACCTTAATGAAGGTAGTACTCAATCGAAAAGTAGATTGGAAGTTGTTTTTAACCGTTTTTTTAATTGCTATTTCAATTATGTCGTTGTTGTTTGTACTAGTTTTTAAAAACACACTATTTTATTACTTATCAATCTCAACAACATTAGTTTTGATAGGGTTAATATCTTTAGCTTTTACTAATATTATAAGTCGTAGTTCACCTAAAAATGTTTTGTTTTTTATTGCTATCGCACTTTTTGTGGCATGCGATACTATTTTTGGGGTAAAGAAATTAGAAATCGCAGATAATATCAATATTGTAATTGGTACTGCTTGCTATTATATTAGTTTCTTTTTAATAGTGAAATCTAGAGAGTTGGAGCCTTTTAATGATTGAAACTAGAAGTTGCTATAATTTGTCAGTCCAGCTGCAGTAAATCCAGCACGATTGTATTTTATAATCTAATAAGATTTGATTGAGTAACAACAATAAATTTAATGCTTAGAATAAATAAGAGGATGAACGAAAGTTCATTTTTTTTGTTTTTTGTAACTTTAGTAGCATTTAATTTTTAAAGTAGTATGAATGCTATTTACCATAATTTTTTAATCAAAGCTCCTTTACATAAAGTTTTTGATGCAGTATCAAAGCCAAAACAAATAGAGAATTGGTGGGCATTGCGTTGTGCTGGAATACCAGAGTTAGGAGCTCAATATAACTTGTATTTTGGTGAACCTTATAACTGGTATGGTAAAGTAACTGTGTTTGTTGTAAATCAATCTTTCCATATTAAAATGACAAAAGCTGACGAAGATTGGATACCTACAACTTTTGGTTTTGATTTAGAGGAGAAAAAGGAAGGAACCTATCTGCGATTTTTTCATAAAGATTGGCTAGTCATAAATGATCACTTTAAACATTCTTCATTTTGTTGGGCACAGTTATTAAATGGATTAAAGAATTATGTAGAAAAGGAAGAAATAATACCTTTTGAGCATAGAAATTAAAAAGAATAAGAAATATGAAACTAGGAGCTTTTTCAATCAGTTTAGCAGTAAAAGATTTACAAAAATCTAAAGAGTTTTATGAAACGTTGGGGTTTTCTGTATTTGCTGGAGATATTGCAATGAATTACTTAATTATGAAAAATGGAAATGCACTTATTGGGTTGTTTCATGGAATGTTTGAAAACAATATTCTGACGTTTAATCCTGAGTGGGATGAAAGTGCAAATACTTTGGAAGAGTTTGACGATGTGCGCAGTATTCAAGAGCATTTAAAGAACAATCATATTCAAATAGAAAGAGAAGCGGAAGAAGGAAGTACGGGGCCTGCAAGTATCGTTTTTTTTGATCCTGATGGGAATACAATTTTAATAGATCAACATGTAAATAAAAAATAAGGAACCATGTTTGATAAATGATTCCTTATTTTGTCAAGGGCTTACTTTAGGGGTAAGGGGTTATTTTATTTGTCGTTTAATGTCCAGTCATATTCTAAGTATACTACTTCTGCACCATCATTTGCCTTTACCTTAGAATATCTGTTAATATAGTCTACTAAAGAATTTTTAGAAGTGAAATCTTCTTGATACCACTCAAAAATTTTAGATACTTCTACTTTGTCTAGAGATATCTTGTTCTTATTAGGGTCGTTGATAAATTTTTTCATCAATCCTTCTAACTTAGTATCTATATTTTTTTCGGTAAATGCGAAATTAGGAAAACAAGGACCAGATTTAGAAGCTGCGTTTAAGCCTACATGAACTCTTGGGTCATCATGCCATCTTCTTAAAATTTTATGTTCTATATAATCAAGTGTATACGTTTTGTTTCCTACTTTAGCAATAGGTAGTTTCCAAGCGTTTTTTCCTTGGCGTTTGATCACCGTAATATTTTTTAACGGATAACTATCTAATATTAATTTTATAGTGTATGCATTATAAGCATTCATCCAAAAAGCTTTTGCTTTTTTAGAAGACCATCTTTTTCCTGGAATAGTACTTTCTAGATGTTTTAAATAAATATCTAAAAGCGCATGATTTTTTCTTAATCCTTTGTAATCTATGTTTCCTTTAGTGTCAACATAGGTTTTTAGTAAGGCGTCAAACACATCTGTTTGAGCTTGCGTTTGTTGAATGCTTAAACATAAAAATAAGCAAACGAGGGTAATTGTTTTTCGCATAGTTTTTGAATTTTGGTAGATTTTAACTAATCACGAAAGTTTAGACGAAGAACGCTTTTAATCTTTACAAGAATTATTAAATTTTTGAAAAAATTAAGAAAAAAAAGCACTATTTCTAAGAAAAATAGTGCTTTGTAGTAATTATTTTAACAAGTTTTTTATAAATCAAAACCGATGTTAACACCTAATTTGTTTGCAATTAACTTGGTAATTCTCTTTTTTACTTCTGGTATCTTTACACTTTCTAAAACAGTGTTAGCAAAAGCATACATTAATAATGCGCGTGCTTCTTTTTTAGGGATACCTCTTTGTTGCATATAAAATAAAGCTTGTTCATCTAATTGCCCAATAGTACAACCGTGTGAACATTTTACATCATCTGCAAAGATTTCTAATTGAGGCTTAGCATTAATTGTAGCTTTGTCGCTAATTAATATATTATTGTTTTGTTGGTAAGCGTTTGTTTTTTGCGCCTCTTTCTCAACAATTACTTTCCCGTTAAAAACTCCTGTAGAACGATCACTGTAAATACCTTTATAATCTTGGTGACTTTCACAATTAGGTTCTATGTGATGTACTAATGTGAAATGATCTACATGCTGTTTTCCTTCAGTAATAGTAACTCCTTTTAAGATAGAATCAATATGTTCTCCTTTTTGATAGAAGTTTAAATTGTTACGGGTAATATTTCCTCCAAATGAAAATGTATGTACAGAACAAACACTTTCTTTTTGTTGCTCAATATAAGTGTTGTCAACTAAAGATGCATTGATATTGTCATTTTGAATCTTATAGTAATCAACAGTAGCATGTGTATCTGTATAAATCTCAGTTACTGAATTTGTTAATACAGGATTGTCTGTTAAACTTTGGTGACGTTCTATAATTTGTACGTGTGCATTTCTTTCTGCAACCACTAAGTTACGAGGTTGTAACATCGTTGCGCTTTCATTTCCGGTAGTGAAGTTGATAATTTGAATTGGTTTTTCAACTTCTACATTTCTTGGAATATGAATAAAAGCACCTTCTGTAGCAAAAGCAGTATTTAACGCAGTTAAGTTGTCTTGCTTTGCAATTTTATTGAAATAATTTTCAATAACTGGCTTGTACTTTGATTTTGTAAGTGCGGCAGAAAGTAAACAAACGTCTAATCCATCATGCGTAGTTTCCGATAAAAAAGAACTGTACTTCCCATCGATAAAGATAATCTTATAACTATCAATATCATGTATAAAATACTTCTTTACATCTGCTAACTCAATGGCATTATCGTGGTCAGGAAATAAGCTATAATCTTCTTTTAAAATTGAATTTAAAGAAGTGTATTTCCAGGTTTCCAATTTTTTGGTAGGAAACCCTAGTTTTTCAAATTCTTGTAGCGCATTGGTGCGGATTTCATGAATATCAGAATTGATATTTAATCCATTTTCAAAAGCTACATATGATGATAATATTTTTTCTTTTAACTCCATTCTTTCAATGTTTAGTTGCAAACAACTAATTATGAGTTTACTTCATCCTTAATCCAATCGTATCCTTTCTCTTCTAACTCTAATGCTAAAGAAGCATCACCAGTTTTTACAATTTTACCATCGTGTAAAACGTGAACATAGTCGGGAACGATATAATCTAATAAACGTTGGTAGTGCGTAATAACGACTACAGCATTGTCTTTTGATTTTAATTTATTTACACCATTAGCAACAATACGTAAAGCATCAATATCTAAACCAGAATCTGTTTCATCTAAGATAGCTAATTTAGGTTCTAACATTGCCATTTGGAAAATCTC
The sequence above is a segment of the Tenacibaculum sp. 190130A14a genome. Coding sequences within it:
- a CDS encoding 2-oxoglutarate dehydrogenase E1 component, with the protein product MDKFSFLNAVHSGFVGDLYEQYQLNPDAVEPSWRAFFQGYDLANENYSLTDEEVEVEIPEEVRKEFLVIDLINGYRTRGHLFTKTNPVRDRRKYTPTLDVENFGLSQKDLSTVFNAGEILGIGAKSLSDIIDHLKAIYCDSIGVEYMYLRNPEELKWWQNRLNHNDNHPKYDAEAKKYILTKLNQASTFESFLQTKYVGQKRFSVEGGETLIPGISVALRDAAEKYGVEECVLGMAHRGRLNTLVNIFKKPVRDLFSEFEGKDFEDQDIDGDVKYHLGLTLSKEYKGGQKMKMNLVPNPSHLETVAAVAEGIVRAKIDQDYIGDNGKILPIIVHGDAAIAGQGIAYEVAQMMTLNGYKTGGTIHVVVNNQVGFTTNYLDARSSTYCTDVAKVTLSPVLHVNADDAEAVCHAMEMAVEYRTKFKKDIYIDLLGYRKYGHNEGDEPSFTQPKLYKSIKKHKNAKEIYANKLIEEGSINSDYVKEITDEFKAHLEAEFTESKKKETSKIQDFMPDVWEGFVRKQLEDMLQPVDTTYSVDALKGIAKVISTTPEGHKFVRKAERILQGREKMVFEQNSLDWGTAENLAYGTLLEEGYNVRISGEDVERGTFSHRHAIMRDEETLERVNLLNTNPNNKGEMTIYNSHLSEYGVLGFDYGYAMAAPNTLTIWEAQFGDFANGAQIMFDQYISSAEDKWKLQNGLVMLLPHGYEGQGPEHSSARIERFLQSSAIDNWTVANCSTPANMYHILRRQMKRDFRKPLVVFTPKSLLRLPRAVNTIEDLAEGAFQEVIDDTIDATKVKKMVFCTGKFYYDMLEERERLGREDVALIRIEQLFPLHNDKIKEVMDKYPNVERYVWAQEEPKNMGSWGYMLERFELARLECASRDYHSAPAAGSSARYKRRHQRVLDKVFD
- the odhB gene encoding 2-oxoglutarate dehydrogenase complex dihydrolipoyllysine-residue succinyltransferase, whose amino-acid sequence is MSVLEMKVPSPGESITEVEIATWLVEDGDYVEKDQPIAEVDSDKATLELPAEESGIITLKAEEGDAVAVGAVVCHIDMSAAKPEGGAEKKEAPKAEEKKEAPKAEPAKETYATGAASPAAKKILAEKGIAASEVKGTGKDGRVTKEDAVKAVPSMGTPGMGSRGTERKKLSMLRRKVAQRLVSVKNETAMLTTFNEVNMQPIFDLRKEYKEDFKAKHGVGLGFMSFFTLAVVRALKMYPDVNSMIDGDYKVSHDFQDISIAVSGPKGLMVPVIRNAENLTFRGVESEVKRLALRARDGQITVDEMTGGTFTITNGGVFGSMLSTPIINPPQSGILGMHNIVNRPMAVNGEVVIQPIMYVALSYDHRIIDGRESVGFLVAVKEALENPVELLMDNNPKKALEM
- a CDS encoding SRPBCC domain-containing protein, whose product is MNAIYHNFLIKAPLHKVFDAVSKPKQIENWWALRCAGIPELGAQYNLYFGEPYNWYGKVTVFVVNQSFHIKMTKADEDWIPTTFGFDLEEKKEGTYLRFFHKDWLVINDHFKHSSFCWAQLLNGLKNYVEKEEIIPFEHRN
- a CDS encoding VOC family protein produces the protein MKLGAFSISLAVKDLQKSKEFYETLGFSVFAGDIAMNYLIMKNGNALIGLFHGMFENNILTFNPEWDESANTLEEFDDVRSIQEHLKNNHIQIEREAEEGSTGPASIVFFDPDGNTILIDQHVNKK
- a CDS encoding DUF547 domain-containing protein produces the protein MRKTITLVCLFLCLSIQQTQAQTDVFDALLKTYVDTKGNIDYKGLRKNHALLDIYLKHLESTIPGKRWSSKKAKAFWMNAYNAYTIKLILDSYPLKNITVIKRQGKNAWKLPIAKVGNKTYTLDYIEHKILRRWHDDPRVHVGLNAASKSGPCFPNFAFTEKNIDTKLEGLMKKFINDPNKNKISLDKVEVSKIFEWYQEDFTSKNSLVDYINRYSKVKANDGAEVVYLEYDWTLNDK
- the sufD gene encoding Fe-S cluster assembly protein SufD yields the protein MELKEKILSSYVAFENGLNINSDIHEIRTNALQEFEKLGFPTKKLETWKYTSLNSILKEDYSLFPDHDNAIELADVKKYFIHDIDSYKIIFIDGKYSSFLSETTHDGLDVCLLSAALTKSKYKPVIENYFNKIAKQDNLTALNTAFATEGAFIHIPRNVEVEKPIQIINFTTGNESATMLQPRNLVVAERNAHVQIIERHQSLTDNPVLTNSVTEIYTDTHATVDYYKIQNDNINASLVDNTYIEQQKESVCSVHTFSFGGNITRNNLNFYQKGEHIDSILKGVTITEGKQHVDHFTLVHHIEPNCESHQDYKGIYSDRSTGVFNGKVIVEKEAQKTNAYQQNNNILISDKATINAKPQLEIFADDVKCSHGCTIGQLDEQALFYMQQRGIPKKEARALLMYAFANTVLESVKIPEVKKRITKLIANKLGVNIGFDL